The genome window AGTGGTGACACCGGTCAcaatctctctttgtcttttgaGCTTCTTTTCTGTTTGCGAGCCTGTTCGTGACCTTTATTTTGAAAACGGGGCAAGCCATTGTCGCCGGAAGTAGACTTTTGTGTTGTTCATGCCGTTGCAGCTGTTGTAGAAAAGAGCTGCAAGCGCTAACGACAGTCTCAGTTGTCTTCGTTACTTTTACGTCTAAACATGGTACGTATTCCAGTTGCATCTTGATATTGAATAGTATGTAGTTGTTATCTATCTTGTTAGTTGCTAAAAAGGTATGCTGTTGTTTCATCAGTGTACTTTAGCTAGCTACCATGTAATCTGTTAGCATCGTGCTTTAACCGTCACGAATCCACCAACAGCTAGTCTGACGCGCTGGAAGGAAAGATCAGCGCGGTTAACATGACTCACAGCCTCttttaaatgttgttaaaaATCAGCAGTACACAGAATGATGTACTAGCTAGTTATCCTAGTTAGGTTGCTAACTAGTCTGTAAAACGTGCTGGCTAACAAACAGCCCGAGTCCCAGGCtcaatcccaaatggcttcctgcTCACTTCCTACGCGAACTACTTCCGGTGGGAAATAATGGCTTTTACACACTGTCGTGATCTTTAATTAGATATAATACGAAGCCCTCTGGGATTCACCATTGTGTAATATTTGAAAAAGTGTACCATCCTGGAGGTAAAAGAACCATCACTGTTTTAATAACTACCTTTTTGTAGCCAGAGCAGAGTTTAAATTTCATTCACTTGCTTCATGGTTctgatatttgtgtttttgtgttttagtcTCACACAATTCTGCTGGTTCAGCCGACCAAAAGACCAGAGGGAAGAACATATGCAGATTATGAGTCTGTCAATGAGTGCATGGAGGGTatgcaaaaaaaccaaaacaaaacagtttacaTGAGTGCATTGCTAAATGcagttctgttaaaaaaaataataattcttccCATCCCATTTTCTAGGAGTGTGTAAGATGTACGAGGAACATCTGAAAAGAATGAACCCCAACAGCCCGTCCATCACGTACGACATCAGCCAGCTGTTTGATTTCATTGATGACCTGGCTGACCTCAGCTGTTTAGTGTaagtatctgtgtctgtgtaaaaGAAAGCAGGATGTCGTTCGTGTACCTGCTCCCTGTTACAGACTTAAACTTAGAAAAAGGTTTAGTGTTTTGATTTCTGTTGCTAAAGAACACTATATGGTCAGAactgtgtggacacctgaccatcacacccatatgttcttgttgaacatctcattccagatttattcccactttgctgttataataagctccactcttctgggaagctttccactagatgttggagcgtggctgtggggatttgtgttcattcagctacaagagcattagtgagatcaggcgctgatgttgggatggtgaggaggtctggggttcagtcggtgttccagttcatcccaaaggtgttcaggggggttgaggtcagggctctgtgcaggacactcgagttcttccactccagccttcatgtcttcatggagctcgctttgtgcacaggggcattgtcatgctgaaaggtttgggcctcttagttccagtgaagggaaactgtaatgctacagcatacagacattctatacaactgtgtctatcaaactttgtgggaacactttggagaagacccacatttgggtgtgatggtcaggtgtccaaaaactcTTTGGCCATGTCAGCCTTGCTAATACTGGAGGTGTGGTCTAAATGACAATGGGCTGCCTTTCAGTTTAATAAGTAAGGGTGtacttttattggaaaataattaacaatgggGTGGTGAGATGTGGCCAGACATGAAGTGACGTTACTACTACCACcctaaaattgattatttttcctatagcagcatgcccTCAAGTGTGtgattcctcttacaccactgcTGTTTGCcagtgtttgcatttttttttaatgaattgaaGAATAATTCATCATACTCCAacattttatattcacattGAGTAATGTAGAAtatcaaaacaagttagttcatgttgtCATGTATGTTATTTAAGCTATAATATTTGCACCCTCTTTTtcatgaaattaataagacaaaaaaaaacccacagctggTCACATTACCGCAACTGCAAAGCGCAAAGTCCTCTGTGAACACTTTCCTGTGGCAGGAAACGTACTGACTTACGATTTGCTGATGCGAGACTCCTcccttaaatattaaataaagttcTCCTTATCGAaagcatcaccatatcaaccattctatatttgttaaaatcatcatcatattattattgttggttTATGTTGAGCTTCCACCAGAAAAAGTCGCCATGAATTAGCTGTATGTTATTTCTATATTATCAGgtcaagcacattaatatacagtctcctctgaaagtactggaacagcaaggccaattctttttttgctacacattgaagacatttgggtttgagatcaaaatattaatatttaatttgctGATACTTACAACTAGATGTGTgcaacaacttagaacatggcacctgatTATTAgttgagcaaaagtattggaacagatagccTTAGCGTAAatgacacttaatatttggttgcgtaTCCCTTGCTGTAATAAATACATCAGCCCGGTGACGAACTGACAACACCAGACTGttgtattcttcttttgtgatgcttttccaggcttgtagagCAGCTGCttttagttgttgtttgttttgagggggtttcttccttcagtctcctcttcaggaggtgaaatgctgctcagttgggttaaggtctggttaTTGACTTGGCcaccatcatgagctccatcatcaataaaaattagtgagcctgttccagaagcagccatgcaagcccaagccatgagaCTACCTCCAATGTGCCTGActgatgagctcgtatgttcTGTATCATCatcagatcctttctttctccacactttggcctttccttcacttttgtagaggttaatcttggttccagaactttttagctcatctctgtatttctttgcgaattccaatctgtacttctgattcttactgctgatgagtgggtTTGCATCTTATGTTATGGCcgctatatttctgctctcaaagtctttaagaacagtggattgtgatatcttcactcctgccctgtggaggttgttgatgtcactgactgttgtttttgggtttttctttacagctctcacaatgtttatcagctgctgttgttttccttgacTGACCTggtccatgtctggttgttaatacgccagtggtttctttctttttcaggacattccaaattgttgtattggctatgcccaatgcttgtgcaatggctctgagagattttttccctcttttcccagcttcaaaatggcttgcttttctcccatagactgctctctggtcttcatcttggtttatcctttttaacaacaaatgcagttttcacaggtgaaacccagggctcaaaccaagagtagacatttaaacaatcaatctaacaccTGTTAGTCACATGctccaatatttttgctcacttgaaaaatgggtggttcaaacaaaaggtgccatgttctaatgttgaacacatctagatgtaaatatcaggaaattaaagttGAAATTCTAATCCGTCGTCTCattcatattttgatctcaaacccaaatgtcccCAGTGTATActattggccttgctgttccaatacttttggaggggaccaTATACCGGGGATTTAAATTACAGCCGACACTACTGTccaattatagaaaattattcaccaatcagaatcgagaattcaacagattaaataaatgtaatcattaAATTAATATGGGTTAATTACTTAACCCTTGAGATATCATTCATGTGTATATAAAAACTTGTGAATGTCTCTCTGCTGTTTTATTCAGGTACCGGGCTGACACACAGACCTACCAGCCTTACAACAAAGACTGGATCAAAGAGAAGATCTATGTTCTGCTGAGACGCCAGGCCCAACAGGCGGGGAAATAGAATGAAGGAAACATTCTTGTGGGCTGCACTGATTTTTATTCCCCAAACCCTCCACAGATTTGTTCATTTGATCAGAGCTACACTGCATCACTGGGCAAGCTAGCTGGAGCTGGCGACATGCTTGTAACCATTAAACCGTTCATATATAATGTGtacatttcccttttttcctccatgtttgtttcaGATTTAACCCACAATGTTATGAAAGTGGTTTAAATGAAAGCTTATTGTGTTCGCAAGGGTTCGGTTTTGTTgtgtgggtttgttttgttgtaatcTTATGACTTTATCCAGTTTTATAAAAATGGTGGTAACTATGTTAGGTGATGTTTCTTTTGATCagctttgtattttattttattttgttttggtcATTTAGTACAATAAACAACTTGATGGAAATTAATTATGTGGTTCACTTGTGGTGTTTATTCCTAATGTGCAACAGAGCACAGTAGGCTGTGACTGGATTTTAAGGTCCACTAAAGCAAAGCAAACCGGTTTTTAGTCTGTTTTGTCGCTGAGtctccatctttttttattttctccctttgttttgttttcttggcGTTTTTGTTTAACCCTCTCGTGCTATTTGGTGTACTGTATCTTTAAATTGTGGCGGGCCGCCCCTGCGATCTCGGCGAGGGAAACCCTGTAGTAGCTTTCTGAGGGGACCCAAGATGGCCGAACACTTACAGTGGGGCTAATCGCTGATCTCCTTATAGACATTGTCATTTGATGGTGTTCAGCGCTCACGTTACACATTTATAGTACCGGAAAGTCGGACGAGTTTGCCCATTCGACCAGTTGGGTTTTGTAATGTCCGTCTGTGTATGAGGAGAGAGGCTGGTCCTTCTACGGCCCGCAGCCAGAACATGGCGGAACACTTGGACAAAATATAGCTTTGCTGCTAGGCTGCAGACTCGCTTATAATGAAAACACTGTACCGTATGTGGCTCTTTCAACACTTCATGAACACAGCGTGTTTATAATGGGCCATTAAGGTATCGGTACCGCTTTAGAATTTTTTCTACACTCGGTTAGACATAAATTAGAGTCACAATGTTGAAGGCGAGCAGATAGCCTGCTAGCTGACTCGCTAGGACAGCTAGCTTAGCTAACTAGTGTTTGGCTCCGTTTGCTCGTAGCAGTTATCAGATGTGAGAGGGCGTCCGAAATTATATGTgtgttattataaatatatatatttcctccTGCTGAGTTGTACGTATCTGATGCGAATTTTCACGTTGCCTGCACGCCCACAGCCAGACAGACTTCAAAGTATAAAGTTATCCACGTTTGGGTGATAATTGAAGGACTATGTTGCGGCTAAGTGTCAGTGTGCAGCTAGCCAGCGTTAGCGCCGCGCGTCATTAGCGGGACAACAGGTAGGGTGTAAATGTCCAGTTCAGACGGAGCCGTGCAGCGGAGAGTCTAACGAGAGGACGAATCCGGTTCTGGGAGTAATATCTGTGTAACAAGGCAAACAAAACTCCGAACCTAAAGAGTTGACTCGCAAGAATGACTGACACTCGGCGACGAGTGAAGGTCTACACTTTGAATGAAGACCGGCAGTGGGATGACCGGGGCACGGGGCATGTTTCCTCCGGCTATGTGGAAAGACTCAAAGGCATGTCTCTGCTGGTGCGGGCGGAGAGCGACGGTAAGATCACAACGCAACCTGGATCACTATAGAAATACATTCATCTGTCACTGTCACGCATAAAACGTCTATTTCTCACAGGGTCTCTGTTGCTGGAGTCAAAAATCAACCCCAATACAGCATATCAGAAACAGCAGGTGAGTTGGAGGTTTATTTGGTCGTGTTTCTGAACGTTTCCTCTCActgatcttgttttattttttgtgcagCAAaagtgctttcacacctattagtctgaAGCTGGGAGAAAGTGATACtttgtttggtttcacactgcacataattaaaccaacaaaacaaaacaaaaccatgaTTGAGGGGCATGTAGGGCTGGAAACATATTTCTAAAAACTCAGTTATTCATTCGTCAGGAATACAGGATCGGAAGAAACAACTTTTACCAAATGCAGGtagaaatccaaaaaaaaaatcacccaagcATGGAGAACAcggataattatataaatatctagGTCACAATGTGTTGTGTATCATATTCAGCTTTGATATTCTCTGTTTTTGTTGGTCCAGATATCCAGAACATGAAGTGTCTTTAGTGCTACAGCTCTGCTCTTTGGCTCGGTTGAGCAGCTTGCATCTTAATAAATAGGCACGCAACCCAAAATCCTTGGCATGTTTGGTACACTTCCTGCAGTTTGGTCAGTTCAGGGTCAAATCACTTTCTTACTGAAATTGAACTGCATTATATTTTTTCCTTGGAAACTGATCGAGATACCTCGCTCAGACTGTCCCGGCTGTTTTGGCCACCGAGAGAGAATACACACTGGTGTTAGATTCAGACAGACTAAACCTTGCATATGTGAATGCACTCTAAGGCTACAACCAGGAACACCAGATCCAGGTCATAATGAGGTACAGCATCCTGTCTGGTGTGAGAGCTCAGCAGTTAGGGCCTCAAATCGCaacttttaattttgtttgaactCTGACTTTTGCTCTATTTCTTCTTGTGTTTTAGGACACATTGATTGTTTGGTCTGAAGCTGAAAACTATGACCTGGCCCTCAGCTTTCAGGAGAAGGCTGGTTGTGATGAGATCTGGGAGAAGATATGTCAGGTGATCTGAGCACCCACACTTTCTCAagtcatgttttttaaatactataATAATGAGCATGGTCATATTGAAGACATTGCTAGTatttttgtgttaatattttttctattttgaatATTGAGTCTTAATATAATGTACCTGTAATATGTATGCAGTAGAATATATCTCTGTTCTATCCAGTGAGGGAGATTTATTAATGTATCTCTGTTCTATAATAAAGGCCAAGCAAATAAACATAGGACACTTCTAAACCATGTTAACATCCACCCTCAGACATTTTGCTTAGCAGAAGTGCGCAGAAAAAGTTGAGCTTGTGACTTAGAGGATGTAAGTATCGGATCAGTGTCTGATATCGGAAGAAATCCAGAGCCCTTATGCTggtattgtattaaaaaaaagagacgtAAGTTGGATTGGTGCATCCCTAGTAACGTTACttgtttgtgttgttatttCTGCAGGTTCAGGGTAAGGACCCATCGGTGGACATCACCCAGGAGCTGATCGATGAGTCAGAGGAGGAGCGTTTTGAGGACATGTCCTCTCCCGGTCTGGAATTGCCGCCGTGTGAGCTCTCGCGCTTGGAGGAGGTGGCTGAGCTGGTGGCGTCTTCACTGCCGTCTCCGCTGCGGCGCGAGAAGCTGGCGCTGGCGCTGGAGAACGAGGGCTACATCCGCAAGCTCCTGGAGCTGTTTCGTGTGTGTGAGGACTTGGAGAACCGCGAAGGCCTGCACCACTTGTACGACATTGTCAAGGGTATCTTCCTGCTAAACCGTACAGCTCTCTTCGAGGTTATGTTCTCCGATGAGTGTATCATGGACGTGATCGGATGCCTGGAGTTCGATCCGGCGTTGCCACAGCCGCGCCGCCACCGCGAGTTCCTTACCACCACGGCTCGCTTCAAGGAGGTTATTCCCATCACAGACCCTGAACTGCGCCAGAAGATCCACCAGACATACCGTGTGCAGTACATCCAGGACATGGTGCTGCCTACACCCTCTGTGTTTGAAGAGAACATGCTCTCCACCCTGcactcattcatcttcttcAACAAGGTGGAGATTGTCGGTATGCTCCAGGTGGGTCTCGCCAAcatctcaaaaacacacacacacacacacacaatagtggATAAAGCAGGTCTGGTGGTATGCAGATATTAAGGGTGTAATGATATAGCGTATCATAGCCACGCATTTAGAGCAGCTTTGCTTTTTATTCTgatcattttaaactttaattgtGAATTAATGATATGATGTTGCCATGATATCCAATGATGTTTATCgctaattattttatattaccagacctgccaaccattttgcataggagctccGCAAAACATTGGAGTGCACTAGTAAGATTTTTTTATCGcttaaaaatacaccaaaagagcaGTTGTTTTCTTCACAATAAACAAGAGATGAACAAATGACGACATGTGAATCTAGAATGATCTGCGCAGGTGTTTTGAGCTCTCTGATATTAACAGACGCATCCTAGAAGCCCTGCCTCCTTTCCCCCAGTCTCACGCGCTCTCACTTCCTGTCAAAgtaaatggaaaatattttgagttcattaatgtgaaagaaaaatctatcagtgtatgttcaACTTGTTCAGCATATCTAAGATTAGACATgtgtatatttaacatcagtttaTTAGTTAATAGCGATGATAAGAAAAAAAGTTGAGTCAGGTTTaggctgaaagagagaaaatgaacaaagaTTTTGACCCAAACAATAGAAAAGAAAGTGCCAATTTTTACTCATACATATAATGTTAATTAagatgataattagaaagtgattaaatattgttttttttttttactggaaatgctctttttcctgttttttctgGGGGATTAGAATATTGTAATAAGCTATTTAACATGGTAAATAATGatcagggaaaaatcaatatcacatAGGACTATTGTGAAATAAATTGTCAGCCACACAGTGACACCCTCAAGCATTTTAGTTTTAgcttttatattcttttttttggtttttaccAGGACCTACACTAGGCCAGAAGTTAGAGGGAGGAAAGACGACCCCTAATCCTATACTTTTAGTTTTTGCCCATTGTCGGTTTTTAACACTTCTCTCTGATCTGTAATCACTGTAATCTCTTAGTCTTGTGATTTTAATCGTAATTTTGCAGGATATCTTCATGGTGTCACCGTTCGCTGCCACGAGTTCTACTgaatatttgcatttgtatgGTGTTCATGTGAACGTAGTGATTACACTCAAGTACAAACCAAAGAACGGACGTCTGTGTCCAAGCGAACCCACAGTGTAATTGCAGTGTGAGGACCCTGAGTCTGTGTAATATACGTTACTGCACTGATACTGAGTTACAGGACATTCTGCAGTGCTACAGAAATACTGTGTGTTCTGGATATCAGGACGAAAGACAAACAATAATGCTGCATagtaggcttgtgcaatataataatttaatctcTCCACACTATTTTACACTGAAATGTGACAGTGATTTTTACttctgttatatattatattaaaatatattatataatataatataatattatattatgcaTTTTGAGTAGAAGCAGCACAGTTTAACATTGAGGTACGCTGTTACGTGTTGCTGATTTGCACAGATGTTCTGAACACTGACGCGAGCTGGAAGCCCCGTCCTCTTCACTGAACCTTACATGCTTTAGACTTATTCTTGGGGTGTCATTGCTTTCTATCATAgtaaattaatatgaaataaaatttgacttagctaacattagacaggTATACAGACagatcagttaactatatttattaggggtGTAATTAACATTATGGCTGAAAACGGCATTTGGggtttttggctgaaaaagtAAAAAGGTTAAGATTAAGAGGAGGCAGTGGTACCCGCTGCACCGCCGCGCTGCccaaataatgttaatagtgatggtaattagaaagtgattaaatatactgtttttcttcttgcatCTCTCAGTGTGCACACACTTGGagcataaacagacaaacagaaaaatatcgGCTATGTGGGCATTAGAGAGCGATGTGTAATATTACACTTTCTACTCTCCTCCTAACCTGAAAAGGTGGAAATGttcattttcctgtcttttttaggCTATTGTCTCTGGATGACttttaaaatggtaaattgCAATCAGGGAgaaatcaaatttttttaaacaacaaatgaaCTGTTTATATTCTGTTGATTTTCAtatttcctgtttgtgtttgacTAAGGTTTGTTTAGGTGTTCTGCTTCTTAAttttggcttttaaattttaaataatgtgcaaCGTGcaaccaaaacaaacagcacGCAAACCAAAGGCATATAATCGACTGATTCAGACTTTGCAAACTGATAGGTGTATTACAGCATGTGCTGTATGTGGTCTTGTCCATGTGGTTAATCAGATAAtccaaataaaactattttttcagAAAGAAATAAGTGAGGTATCTGTGGTGTAATTAGGCCAATATGCTGATCAGAAAAAAGAACGTTAATGGAAAGTCCGGTGCTTTTTATTTAAGCAGGTTCCTGTAGAGGAGAAGTAACGTGTAATGTTTCAGACAGGAGGGGGTTGGTTCCCCTGGAAACTCAGGGAGCTTTCCATCAAGCTCCTTTATTTGCTCTAAAGAGCCAACCTCAATTAGACAGAACAATTCCTTCTCAGTTTATTTGTACATAGGTTATTTTGCAAAAGAAGCACATTTTGGACCTCTTTCTGAGGACAGTATTTTCAAACctattttatttcaaacattAATAAAGTGCATCCCAGTGATATCAACCTGTGGGATAATGACCAGTTCTTTCCGTGGTTTTCATGGGGTAATGTAAATGGAAAGAAATGTAAAGCATGTCCTGGACATTTTGCTGTTCCAGCATTTGCGTAATTGTTAGCTTTATGATTTGCTGTTCCTAAAAATTAATGGTGAATACTTTAGCAGTGGGGGAAGGAAATATCTGAGCTTGGTTTATTGATTTTAATGTAAGTGGGCATTATTAGTGCACATtcccaattaaaaaaaaaaaaaaaagagtgatcaTTTACTTGATatcaaatataaacagaaacttGTGTGTGCAATtacaaaaatgctttatttaacaATACTAATTTAATAACCAAAAGCTGAACATTTTGGCAAAAACTGTGCAGCTGattgaataaatgtaatatttggtTCTGAATAATTTTGTACTGCCACAGACATTGTACATTTGcatttctgtagttttttttttacgtatTAAAAAAGTAATCGCTGATATCTAGCAACATTTTCCGTTTGTTAGGGTTTATACTTGaagcatatatacagtactgtgcacaagtcttaggcacatgcaaagaaatgctgtagagcaaagatgccttcaaaaaaatgaaactaaatgtttctacatttaaaaatattataaagagcagtaaacagtaataaatgaaacaaactcAATATCTGGTGTGAAGACCCTTTGCtctgaggaggaaaaaacagtatctcaggtagaatttgtacagttttataaggaaatgagctgtaagtgttactgaacatcttgcagaagcagccacagttcttctggagactttgactgtcgactcgcttcttatttctgcagcgaaacccagcagccttcattatgtttttatctgaaaagtgtctctttataatctgctgctttctttactgacatacaaacatttttctgtaacatttaattttgtgctggaaaactaatgtttggaagtCTACAGTGTTTTTAtactgacttgataatgtagaagtcttaaaataaaaatctataataaagttGGTTGAGGCAGGGAGAAGTGTCTGGTTGTGTACCTGGAAATGTTATAAAGAGACACTTTATATGATATTTAATGATAGCGTTTACGTGATCCATTCAGACTCGCAGCGTATAATGAACGCAGCGTTAGCTGAAACATTTTCTAGTGCTGTTATTGATGCAGTGGCATTTCATATCGCGAAAGACATGGTCCCCTTTTACTCTGTCGAGACTGTAGGGTTTATTAAGTTGTGAAAATAGTAAGAGCACCATCTGTAGCAAATCATGCAAACACTGTTTCTTTTAAATATcccttatttaaatatttaaaacaaccCTCCATTTTCCAAAGTCcattctaattaaaaaaaactttgtttgaAATAAATTGCTGCATTTTTTCCTAATGCATTATGTAATAACTAAAAAGAGAGAATTGAAAATCGttcataaatttgaaaaaaatctaatttttggTGGGGGCAATATCCTCCTGCACTACTTCAGTTTACAACTCACTGCACAACTAACCAGGAAGTCAAAGAGCTCCCAAACACCAAACCTTAAAGACTTATGGTTATTGTTATGGCCCTGAACTGCAGACAGCTTCACGATGCGACATGATGCCCCAACTGAGCACAGGAATAATCCGCTAGTCTGATTACTCTCCACTTCATTGTTCTGTCTTGTTTCCAGGACGATGAGAAGTTTCTAACTGAGCTCTTTGCACAGCTAACAGATGAAGCCACAGACGATGACAAACGGCAAGAACTGGTAATGAAGAGATCTTCACTGATGTACAGCATAAGTTTTGCATGCTGTACGCTCCCTTGTTGCTGACCTGCtactttctttttgtcttataGGTCAATTTTCTGAAGGAGTTTTGCGCCTTCTCTCAGACTTTACAGCCACAAAACAGAGATGCGTTCTTCAAGACCCTCTCCAACATGGGAATTCTGCCAGCGTTGGAAGTTATACTGGTGAGTCTGAATCTGTTTCATTAGAAGCTAAAAGATCCAGAATACGATGCGATATTGATTACTCTGGGCAAGTTTGATAATAAAATTAGAGTTGTAAGAATCCAGCATtctcatattttaatatattagcTTAAATCTTTGAATAATTAGTCCTTACTGAAGTATGTGTAGTGTTTCTGGTTCTTTTTGGAGTATGTCTTACTAATATATAGCACAACACTTGCAAGGTAATTCCTTTCTGAAATATCAGTGTGTTTACTTCTGTTTATGTAGCACAATGTTTCCTGTGTTTATGTCTCcaagtctgtgtgtatgtaattgtgtaaaatgtcaaaatgtgtaaaaatatagtGACTATTTAGTGATGGTGTCATGGTAGGGGTTGAGTTGTAAATCTCTTATTATTCAGCATGAAACTGGATAAATATGTCATTAATAGCTGAATGCTCTATTTCAGATAAAATAAGTAAGAAAACAATGACACATTGATGAACGCTGTTTGAGTTTGTGCTTATTTGCTGTTGATCATCAGGGGATGGATGATGTGCAAGTGCGGGGTGCGGC of Pangasianodon hypophthalmus isolate fPanHyp1 chromosome 30, fPanHyp1.pri, whole genome shotgun sequence contains these proteins:
- the erh gene encoding enhancer of rudimentary homolog → MSHTILLVQPTKRPEGRTYADYESVNECMEGVCKMYEEHLKRMNPNSPSITYDISQLFDFIDDLADLSCLVYRADTQTYQPYNKDWIKEKIYVLLRRQAQQAGK